Proteins found in one Nostoc sp. NIES-3756 genomic segment:
- a CDS encoding cupin domain-containing protein: MDPKFNEIATSVENEIFKVVFFPDRIYHSQYLNATRSPRYRYNVQEVRSYLDFIVLKGEVYLDGQFLSNFLRVEYKSSRLVEQTRERKRLIKDELIAWIRVLPDDANNIAEGRVKLTYCPWTDAFQAEIWETLEPPENSYHDFQVLDQMGYNRPITRLRQFNPALRDIKSLRRLELAFRESDRDLPTGYQISDNNACWDNAYLRSHQEPRTQEPSSSQNTIEDQNYLINFQRGWFLQTQDIQPVRYRNAMMDDENPDRRDDNVIDMRWIVQRELGGSMVFFHEVTIPPGKVEGTHQHIGSEELYFITEGEGIAYMRVGDDPATDNYPTVERDVMGLGKRQFKELPVKPGSVIFTKSGGMHGIRNPNSQPLKFVAFLYHTV; the protein is encoded by the coding sequence ATGGATCCTAAATTTAACGAAATTGCGACGAGTGTAGAAAACGAGATTTTTAAGGTCGTTTTCTTTCCCGACCGGATTTATCACTCTCAATACTTAAACGCAACTCGTAGCCCCCGCTACCGCTACAATGTCCAAGAAGTCCGCTCTTACCTCGATTTTATCGTCCTCAAAGGCGAAGTTTACTTAGATGGGCAGTTTTTAAGTAACTTCTTGCGGGTGGAGTATAAGAGTAGTCGGTTGGTAGAACAAACGCGGGAGAGGAAGCGGTTAATTAAGGATGAATTGATCGCTTGGATTCGGGTGTTACCAGACGATGCCAATAATATTGCAGAAGGGCGAGTTAAGTTAACTTATTGCCCTTGGACTGATGCTTTTCAAGCGGAGATTTGGGAAACACTGGAACCACCAGAAAATAGTTACCACGATTTCCAAGTTCTCGACCAGATGGGCTATAACCGCCCAATTACCAGACTACGACAATTTAACCCAGCTTTGCGCGATATTAAATCCTTGCGGCGGTTGGAATTAGCTTTTAGAGAAAGCGATCGCGATCTACCCACAGGATACCAAATCAGTGATAACAATGCCTGCTGGGACAATGCTTATTTGCGATCGCACCAAGAACCCCGCACCCAAGAACCCAGTTCTAGTCAAAACACCATTGAGGATCAAAACTACCTAATTAACTTCCAACGAGGTTGGTTCTTGCAAACCCAAGATATCCAACCAGTGCGCTATCGTAACGCCATGATGGATGATGAGAATCCAGATAGACGTGATGATAACGTCATTGATATGCGTTGGATAGTTCAAAGAGAACTAGGCGGTTCGATGGTGTTCTTCCATGAAGTCACTATTCCCCCCGGTAAAGTAGAAGGTACTCACCAACACATCGGTTCCGAAGAACTCTACTTCATTACTGAAGGCGAAGGCATTGCATATATGCGCGTCGGTGATGACCCAGCCACAGATAATTACCCCACAGTGGAACGGGATGTCATGGGTTTAGGTAAACGCCAATTCAAGGAATTACCAGTCAAACCAGGGAGCGTAATTTTTACTAAAAGTGGTGGGATGCACGGGATTCGTAACCCAAACAGCCAACCTCTAAAGTTTGTGGCTTTCTTGTATCACACCGTATAA
- a CDS encoding cupin domain-containing protein — protein MFIVHSDSVVKVNRDTPPNYNQSNPLLKLLNLMERAQLAAEREYYLMGQTQYLFPYEWLSLYGPAGNDPDILDPERQDDKLDFQKQNIRDFRSTDTFLIRGLVRVGNWIGPFLRISYRGGPDSKLSVAANHKLGEKIKLWVKVGNVATPSLISVPYNPVSDRYEVELWGYPNGDLQNQLDTKGRKAIDRLELQVRTDLVRGNVSAFNREGLNGRRIEDIDPSSTMHPVLPLHIELAWADFSEKIWDSQNGANYHYEFNMIVRGWENYLETGISPNPHGGVGFLEYRNLMSNYGGKSQKNELGRGLNAWNLSAFSTKVHGNGYEPFFAVDYMDLHLLKPGCGIGLHRHRDNQEMFLMMDGQGFMVIGDWCKMDQRERCFEIRTLHAGHFAMLKGGNLHALMNSTDQDISLFMCGGYD, from the coding sequence ATGTTTATTGTTCACTCCGATAGTGTTGTCAAAGTTAACCGCGACACTCCCCCCAACTATAACCAGTCCAACCCATTACTCAAGCTGCTCAATTTGATGGAAAGAGCGCAACTCGCAGCTGAGAGGGAATACTATTTGATGGGACAAACCCAATATTTATTCCCCTATGAGTGGCTGAGTTTATACGGCCCGGCTGGTAACGATCCAGACATCCTTGACCCCGAACGGCAGGATGACAAACTCGACTTCCAAAAGCAAAATATTCGAGACTTCCGCAGTACCGACACCTTTTTGATTCGTGGTTTGGTGAGAGTGGGAAACTGGATAGGGCCATTTTTGCGGATTTCCTATCGTGGTGGGCCTGACTCTAAACTGTCAGTCGCCGCTAACCATAAACTTGGTGAAAAAATCAAACTGTGGGTGAAAGTGGGAAATGTGGCGACCCCTTCCTTAATCAGCGTACCTTATAATCCCGTGAGCGATCGCTACGAAGTGGAGTTATGGGGTTATCCTAACGGCGACTTGCAAAATCAACTCGACACCAAGGGACGCAAAGCCATCGACCGTTTAGAACTACAAGTACGTACAGACTTAGTTCGCGGCAATGTATCAGCATTTAATCGTGAAGGACTCAATGGTAGGCGTATAGAAGACATTGACCCTAGCAGTACAATGCACCCTGTATTGCCGTTACATATAGAATTGGCCTGGGCAGACTTTAGCGAGAAAATTTGGGATTCGCAAAACGGAGCGAATTACCACTACGAGTTCAATATGATTGTGCGCGGGTGGGAAAACTACTTAGAAACAGGTATTAGCCCTAACCCTCATGGTGGCGTAGGCTTTCTGGAATATCGCAACCTCATGTCTAACTACGGCGGCAAATCCCAGAAAAATGAGCTAGGACGCGGGTTAAATGCTTGGAATCTCAGCGCCTTTAGTACCAAAGTCCACGGTAATGGCTACGAACCATTTTTTGCAGTTGATTACATGGATTTACATCTGCTTAAGCCTGGATGTGGTATTGGTTTACACCGTCACAGAGATAACCAAGAGATGTTTCTCATGATGGACGGTCAAGGCTTCATGGTCATAGGCGACTGGTGCAAAATGGATCAACGAGAACGGTGTTTTGAAATTCGCACCCTCCATGCAGGACATTTTGCCATGCTCAAAGGTGGAAACCTTCATGCACTGATGAACTCCACCGACCAAGATATTTCTCTATTTATGTGTGGAGGATACGACTAA